The Lutibacter sp. A64 genome segment ACATGTGCTCTTTGTAAGTTTCTTCTGTAAGTGTCAATACTTCTTCCAGAGCGTAATTCTGTCCAGATACCATTTCTTAAATCACTCATCATAGAAATTAATGAGTATGCTTCAGAGCCGTTTAAAGTTTCATTTTCAATCATACGCATCATTCTTCCTAAGCTTAAAACGTTGTTAAGTGTTCTTACTTGAAGACCTCTAACGCGTTCTGTAATTCCAGAGTATTCAGTTTTTCCAATAATTTCTTTGTCGATTAACCAAGTTGGTGTTTTAAATAATTGATCTACTACAAAATTCAAACTATTTTTTTGACGTTCTTTAGGTACATGCGTGTATACTAAACCTTCTTGATCTGAAGTTTTAAAGTTTTCATAAACACCACCTATATTTGATGAAACATGTCCCATATATCTATTAAATTGAGAAACTACATGACCGTACATTTCAGATAAATCGTCATAATTTTCACCTTTTTTAGAAGTCCAGTCAATCAAATTATTCATAATAATTTTTAAATTTGAAATACCGTAAGCACTTGCTTTAACAGCATCATCTCCTAAATCTTCAGTTTGAGAGCTAGGGTCTACAACATCTCCAGCTTGTTGGTGACCAAATCTGTATAATGGGTCGCCAGCATGTTCTAAAATCCAACTATCTAAGATTTCTTTTTCATCTTCAGGAGTTTCAGCTTCTAAGATTGGGCGGTATCCCCATTTCATTGCATATTTATCATACACACCAATATTAGGCATCATTGCAACACTTTCATCTCCAGGTTGCGCAATATAATTAAAACGTGCATAATCCATAATTGAAGGGGCAGTACCATATTTTTTAGTGAAAGTAGCTGATCTTAGAGAGTCTACTGGGTATGCAGAACTACTTCCCATATTATGAGGTAAACCCAATGTGTGTCCAACTTCATGTGAAGAAACAAATTTTATAAGTTCACCCATTACTTCATCTTTAAATCCAACTTTTTGTGCTTCAGGATTAATAGCAGCTGTTTGTACAAAATACCAACCTTGTAATAAACTCATTACATTGTGGTACCAGTTAATGTCTGATTCTAAAATTTCACCAGATCTTGGGTCGCTTACATGAGGACCATTTGCATTTGGAATTGGAGAGGCTAAATAACGTACTACAGAATAACGTATATCTTCTGGGCTATATTCAGGGTCTTCTTCTTTTGTTGGTGCGTCTTTAGCTATAATTGCATTTTTAAAACCTGCTTCCTCAAAAGCCACTTGCCAGTCTTCAATACCTTGTTTAATAAAAGGTCGCCATTTTTCTGGAGTTGCTCTGTCTATATAATAAACTATTTGTTTTTTTGGTTCAACCAATTCACCTCTTTTAAATTTTTCAATATCTTCGTCTTTAACTTCTAATCTCCAACGATCTAAATAAGTAATGGTTTCACTTTTTTGAGCTTCAGAACTATAATCTATTTGACTAGAGGTAAACCAACCTACACGTTCGTCAAAAAGTCTTCTTTTCATTGGTTCTTTTGGAAGTAAAATCATAGAATTACTCATCTCAACAGAAACAGTTCCAGTACTTGAATTTGATGGTGGTGCACCTGCACTATATG includes the following:
- a CDS encoding zinc-dependent metalloprotease; protein product: MTRKFFTTLLTLLLIVGVTSQADAQRKKKKEQEAAAKAAAAATPKPKKGDILPYGKVITKDAKTDEGLFKVHFVDDKYLFEIPDSLLEREMLMVTRIAKNTSNNSSFGGQKANTKVLRWQKKGKQILLRVVSHNVVADEDLPVHEAVTNSNFEPVLYAFPIKALSEDKTATVIDVTDLYATDVKALGLPDRVRKGYKITRLDTQKSFIDSIKSYPLNIESRHVKTYSAGAPPSNSSTGTVSVEMSNSMILLPKEPMKRRLFDERVGWFTSSQIDYSSEAQKSETITYLDRWRLEVKDEDIEKFKRGELVEPKKQIVYYIDRATPEKWRPFIKQGIEDWQVAFEEAGFKNAIIAKDAPTKEEDPEYSPEDIRYSVVRYLASPIPNANGPHVSDPRSGEILESDINWYHNVMSLLQGWYFVQTAAINPEAQKVGFKDEVMGELIKFVSSHEVGHTLGLPHNMGSSSAYPVDSLRSATFTKKYGTAPSIMDYARFNYIAQPGDESVAMMPNIGVYDKYAMKWGYRPILEAETPEDEKEILDSWILEHAGDPLYRFGHQQAGDVVDPSSQTEDLGDDAVKASAYGISNLKIIMNNLIDWTSKKGENYDDLSEMYGHVVSQFNRYMGHVSSNIGGVYENFKTSDQEGLVYTHVPKERQKNSLNFVVDQLFKTPTWLIDKEIIGKTEYSGITERVRGLQVRTLNNVLSLGRMMRMIENETLNGSEAYSLISMMSDLRNGIWTELRSGRSIDTYRRNLQRAHVEQLASLMTASDSRTPSRKSSYVKSTTVTVKQSDIIPVVRGELNRIKRDAQRAANAAPNTITRYHLQDIAERIDAILDPK